In Nerophis lumbriciformis linkage group LG01, RoL_Nlum_v2.1, whole genome shotgun sequence, the genomic stretch CACATTTAAGAACTTATCTAGACAGTACGTCATGGAATAAAGTGATGCTACGTGCAGGATTCCAGATGTGACGGTGTGTGTACCACATAGCACAAGGTGCACTTTAAGGTAGCTGAACAGTGAATGACCACAGTCATCCTGGAACCGTGATGAGCGTGGTGGCCGGCGGGGCCCACACGGGACCTCAGAGAGGTGCTGTCTGTCCCACCTGTGATGATGTCCTCTATGGTGCCATCCTTGCCCTCGTACACGGGCCGATGGTCTTTGGCCTGTCGCCTGCGCAGCTCAGCGATCAGTTCCTGCTGTTGGTGCCTCTTTCTCTGGGCCTGAACCTGAAGGAGCAGCGGCAGAATGTTTTTTAGTCAGTGTGCTTTTTGGACAAAGCACAAAGCTTCATTGAGCAGCAGCGACTGGCTTGCACTTGGGCGATACCTTGGGGTCATGCTGTTTAGCCTCTTGGGCCAGTAACTTTTCCCTCCTTGCTTCTTCCTGCTTTTTTCTTTGTTCGTTTTCCCCCACAGCATCCTGTTGAGATGAGGCACAGGATCAAGTCAGCAACAAGAAAGTCAAATAAAAGGGGagagagaagaaaaaaacaagaatCACACAACTATCAACAGAAATAATGATGTGATTATTCATCTAGAATGTTGGTCAGTGTAGGTTTTTGCTCAGTGAATTTACCTTTCACGAatggaaaacaaaaaacatttggttGATCTAAATTTCATTTTGAAATAAGAAAAATTACATTGACAAATAAAGTGTCTAGATTTGATAacgggatttaaaaaaatcattttttattttctattaccggtaaaaaaaataaaaatcaccagCCAGAAATAGATGTTTCTCTAATATTCTGACAACGGAACCGGCActattttttatacactttaaaaaacaatccgtagattttacagttaaaaactgtcaactcagttgccagaatttcacggtaaaattactaaaattaaccactttttttttttctaccgactgagctaccagttggttttttttctgtgaaatctactgacttttttatTGTGTACAAGTCTGTCTGCAGTCTTGTCTAAAATAGAAACATCCTGTTTTGGTCAGTTATTTTGTTTCTATGAAATGTAAAATGAAAATCAAACCATTTTTTGGATCAAGTTATTATATAGAATGCTTTGTAtttcaatttagttttttgtatttcaaaacaaaattccaaataaaccaattgttttttgtttttcaattacaGATTCATATAACCAAAAGTCCTTTGTGCGAGTATTAGTCAACAACATGACTACCTTTAAGTGGACccctctgtttttttttcttcaaatgttTTCACTTGTTCGTGATTCAAATTTCCATGTAGAGGCCAACTCGCTCTTATCTCACTTCTGACTGCTGATTGGTCAGCTACTGTATGCTGTCAATCATCGTCACGTTGGCAAGAAGGCAGCCCAAGAAAGCCAACCAATGAGCTTGTGGGTGGTCTAATGGGACAAGCTTCAGCCTGAACAGCTGTTTTCAAACTGGCGCTGGTGTTTGACTTGCCTGCATTCAATAGTGTAACCATACTTTTGCACGTTAAAGATAAAATGCTTGCAACCCTCTGGACAGTAACTTAACTGTGACATACAACAACTCAAATAAATTCCTGTGTAACTACTCCTTGAGCAAAACCCAAAGTTACAGAGACACATGCACACAGAAGTTTTTGTGCTGCACATTTCCGTGAACCGATCCCATAAATCTGGAGTGAGAACAATCCCAGGAAGTGTGCTGTGTGGTAGGGCAGGGCGAGGCCGTCCACGACTAGAGGGGAGGACAGGACAAGAAGGGAAGAAGCCGTCTAAACACCCCAGCTGCAGCTCTACTGTCAGACACAGCTGGCCTTTCCTGTTATTTGGCCTCAGACTGAGCGCCACGTCCTGTGGCACCGGGGCGGACAAAACTCTACCCTGCTCTTCTTTTCTCTGCTCCGAGAGAGAGACGGACAGTATTCAAGTGTATTCAAGAAATGTCCTTAACTCTCCAACCTGTGTGAGTGAATGAGTGAGGACAAATCCTGCCTGGTGTGCTCACCTTGTAAGCCTTGATAAAGCGCACAAAAACAGGGAAGAATACGGAGGGTGGAGTTGTCTTGGCGCTCTCTCCAAAGTAGTTCACCACATTATTGAAGGCTTCCTAGAGTTGGGAGGAGAGAACCAAACATGAAGCAGTATTGCAAGCATGGCAGAAGTGAGTAAGCAGCATCCAGGACACATGTTTGCTTCATGTCTATTTTCTGTCCCTTGTCGTCAAGCCTCAAATACCTCTGCAGTCTTGGCGTCCCTCTGCAACTTGTCCAGCTGTGAGTCACTGGCCTGGACAAAACCTTTGAGGACCGAGTGGTCGTGAAGACTACATTCTCTTCGGATCAGCTCCATGCCCTTCCCAAGCTCTCGCACATCCAACAGAACATTTTCCAGTGAAACTTCGGGCACAATCAAGAAAAGATGTTATTGTTAAAGCATTGCAATATGACCGTTTGCAAAGCAGTTCACTTCATTCATAAAGTTCAATTAAGACAATCAAATCTGGTAAGGGTTTTTACACTCAGTGATATTTTCACACATTGATTGCCACACTTTGATTATCCCAACCTGGTCACTgactaaaaacaatataaaacccatagaaattaaatttttaaaaatctaTAAAAATCCTTAATCAAAAGCCCCTGTCGTTCCATCAGTGTTACATTGGTAAAATAAAATGCTTAATTGTgttcattttaaaaatatttgtatgtttatttaatgatttttttatttttcattgtccTCCTGTGTTCCTATTTTGGGACTACAGGTGTAAATGACTAACTATGGATATAATTTGACTCATTTAGAGTGTGTAaatctgtatttttattattttttaagtccCTTAAATAAGCTATGCAAAATTCTGAGTCTTAAGTTTTGTCTCAAACAAATGTATGTCCAGGATTGTCCGTAACTTGACaggtaaaatatataaacataatatatataaatatattaataaaaagGGCCAATatccaaaataaaatacaattgtgATTCTATAGAGCAATGTAAATTAAGGATCTTTTATTAATAATTCCATTTGGCTTTACTTCATAATTCAGAGATTACTGTGCAAAAAGAGACCTGCTATTTCTGTGTGCATCATCACACTGCAACTGTCATAACTCAGAGAACGAGGACCCACCCGCTGCGGCTTTATCCACAAAGTGCAGTTCATTGTAGAAATTGGCCAGCTCGGAATATTTCTCCTTCACAATGAGAGCTATGTAATGGAGCAGCGTCATTTTCCTGTCCGTAGACTTGGTGTCCAGCAGCTGTGCAGCAAAACAAAGGAATCAAAGCAACATGGCGGCGGTAAACCGTGTACACTCTGAGGAATGTGTGCTGTGTTCCTCACCAGATCAAGACTTTGCAGCTTGAAGCCATAAACGCAGCCTCGCTTGCTGCTGTTCATGTAGTTGCCCAGTGCTAAGATGATCTACAAGGAGAACAGAAGAATCAACATTTGTACACACCGATCGCGATAAAAAAAACACGAAACAAACCTCGAGCATTCTTTTTAACTTGGGTGAGGATTTCACTGAGCCTGAGGCAGCGATGATAGCGTTGAGCTGAGGCGTGAGCATGTTGACGTTGTCAGCAAAGTTCCCGACAAAGGTGATGATGTTCATCCTCTGCGTGAGCCTCTCGATCTTGCTGAAGAGGAGCATAAAGCGGTCTTCCTCGGCCAGCTGGTCCAGTGGACGCCGCTCCCGTTCGTACTGACGCATCACCTTGACCTCTGCTTCCGTGGGCAGGAAGCGCATCAGACACTCCACGAAGTCAACTGGTAAGGCCTTCAGGTCAAACCTGGGCGGACGTGTATATTAGTTGAAGCTAGCTCAAGCTTATGTGGATGAAAGATGACGCGTGCATACTTCTCTATTGCTTTGCAGATCTCCTCTGCGGTCTTGTTCGCTTTTCTCAGTGTGATTGCTAAGTTCTTGGAGCGATTGGCATCCAGCAAGGTGACTTTGTTTACAGCCTTCTGGGCCACTTTGCTCTTTGTGCACAACAGATCCACAATTGGACCCTGGGCGCGCgttttaaaaagctcctcaaactTCTCCAAATCCAGTACCTGCAGAGAATTGACAGTGGAGAAACTGAAATATCTCTCTTAACTCATAGACGCTCATCTGTTTGATTTACCTCTAGCACCCGTTCATCATCGATCTCGTTAAAGACGGTGCCGTTGATCTGATTGGGCTTCAAAGCGGTCCAGTTAAACACAGGCAGGCGGAACTTGGTCTTGATTGGCTTCTTGATTCTAATAGCTGGAAGAAAGAATATATTGAGATTTGCTCCTCTAGCTGCAGGTATTCCAATTCATTAATGCAAAAAGGCTTCTTACCTGACAGACCCACACTCAGGATGACTGAGGGAGAAGGCAGAGGTGGAGCAAGCGGAGGAAGTGGCGGTGGTGGTGGGACTGGTGCACTGGGGCCTGTATTGAATGATGgaatattaaacaaataaaaactattcaaataagTAAGTGTGTATGAGATCCAATGCATTTGTTCAATAATTATAAAGATATTAATGCTTGACAATAGGCCTATTATTGTGGTTGTTGTTCACATGTGTGTAGAACTACCCTGCATCATACTAAGAGCTTTTTATAATATTTTTCCttttacaattatataaattaggaagcacaaaacattttatacaacaaaCCGCAAACAACACAGTAAATAACAGTGTATGATGATAGGGCGTGCTTAATGATTTGACCAGTGCATGATCAAGAAGGTAGAATTACTCAATTAAAAGGTTAGGAAAGCTATTACAGTTGTCCAGTCCGTTTTCTACGCCACACTTTTGTATGATTTTCTTTTTAACAGAAATGTTCGCCaagtataggctccagcaccccccgcgaccccaaaagggacaagcggtagaaaatggatggatggatggatgttcgccAAGTGTTTTCCAAGGTTTTTGTACGGCCAAACATTGCAGGAAACATACTAGTACGTATCATTGCGCTGAATCAATTACTCAAACAATTAGTCTgtgctattttatttattaattgagtGTAACTGCAAAATAAGTTACTGTGAGGTCAAGGAACgttgcaagtgacagcactttgttaaataaggttagaaaaactaCTGAGTTGGATCACCATTTTCGTCAACATGAGTTGTCAATAAATTGGATTTGTGTTGTGTATTGTGTGGCATTTTAGAAGTCTTTACAGTACCAGCGTGAATAAAGGCATTTGGTTTTCGTACAATAGGGGCTTCatcaaaacgcacaaaaaaccgaggtaccaatAATTTCAAGAACTAAAAACCTCTAAAAGTATATAAGTAAATAGTAAAGGTTTTGTTAGTGAAGCAATGAGTTTGttgtaaaaagtgcatgttatagTTGTGTGTACTGAAAAACCACCTACAGCACATTGGTCACGTTTACATGGTGTCTATACACAAAGGAAATACGATGTAGTTTTCCTTTCCTGTCTGCAGCAGAATGCCGCTATGACAACTTCTAATTGGTTCAGCATAAATAAGTAAGAGAGGTGAACTGAAACTAGACCTCTCTGAATTCCACCCCCTTCAAATGTCATGGCTGCTTACCTGCAGCACTTggcagaggaggaggaggcggtggCGGTGGAGGAGGTGGGGGTGGAGCTTCACTTGCTGGAGGCAAACTTGGGTCTGGTCCTCCCGGTTCCGTTAGGGACGCCGTCGAACACAAAGATAGCGCCCCAATGTCAGCCAGGGGGATGCCAAGGCCGCCGCTTCCTACCGCGCCAACCACCCCCCCGACTCCAAGCGGCTCGATGGCAATGTCTCCATCGGGTTTTTTGTGCAGTCGGATCGTGCCTTGCTGCTCCAGTTCCAGCAGCCGCCGCTCGATGTTGAAATGCCTTTGGAAGGCAGCGTCCTTCTCCTTGATCACCCTCCTCAGGGTGTTGACCTGCGTGTTGGTCGACTCATTCGTCTCCTGGGCGGTCACCAGGGGGCGATAAAAAGCGCATGACTTGACAAGCTGAAAAAACATCCTGCTTCCTGCTGATCTCATATGCTATCCCAATGATTTAGCTAAATGCTTCTGCTAACAGGGTAAAGCCTTTCTGCAATATTTCCATCAATATGACCGCTAGCTTACCCGTATTGCTTGAAGATCCTTATCCTTCTGGAGGACAACCTTCTCCAAGTCAGCCACCTTCATCATTGTTTCATTTTCAACCTCCAGAAGCTTCTCGGTCACCTGGGAAAGGTGACATTGAGAACAGCGGGACCAGAAGAGGTTAGTTCAAGATTCCAAACATCAGCATCTTTCCCAGTCCCCACCCTCCCACGCTCCTATTCACACTGAGCATAATCAATGAGAAATGTGATCTCAGCAGCAGCATGATGCACCGAGCACGTGAtgcagcttttattttgaaatagaaAAGAtggcacatgctgcagtggaATTCAGTCTCATCCTCCCTCATCATTCCTGACCCCTGAGAGCAGAGTTTGTTATGAAATTCCTCAATGATGTCAGGGCTGCCTACAACTTTTTCCATGTGAAGACGCTCTTTTCGTGGCAGCGTGGGATGCAAAGGCAATCGCCTCAGAAAAAAGGAGCCAGCATGAGAACAATATTAGGATTGTAACATGCTTCATGTTTTCCAAAGTTACCCAGCCTATGATTATCCCAAACATTGTAAATTGTAATTATGGTGTTGAAACAGCCtaggtatatttacatatatatgtagcgGAGGGAACCACAGCATTGTCATAAATGGGCCCTGAGCAGCCTTGGTGGTCTAGGGTGGGTGGAGCACTTACATGAGACAGGTGCTCTTCCAGCTCCTCCACCTTCTCCAGTGCTGCATTCTTGGTCTCTGCGTCTTCCAGAAGACCACCCACATCAAACACGTTGTCCAGGTAGGCCTGGATCTGCACTGACAGCTTGTCACTCTCTGTGTGTTTATATTTCTGACACAAGGGAGGGAGAATCAGAATCAGTGATATGCAATACAACACATTAGagattgttttatttaaaaaatgttaatgtTTGACTGTTATCTCCTCTGATAGTTACCTCCAGGTAGTCATCCAGTCCCAGCTTGGTGAATTCATACTGCAGGTGGACTCTGAAGTTCATGTCTTCCACTGAATGGACCACAATGTTGACGAACTGCATGCAAGCAACCTGGACCCCGGACAAGGACAGATTTACATACAAACCTGCATTTCATTTTAGGAAAGATGTGTACACAGGAAAATAAACACCCACAATACAAAGCAGATCATACCATGAAGTCGATGTTTCCTTCTTCACTGCGAAAGTAATCCATCAGTCGCTCAAAACGATGCTTTTCTTTACAGacctaaaaaaaatagtttttttgtcaCGTCGACATTATATTTTATTTGGATGTGTTGCTTTAATTTGACACTGAACACAATTGTTTTGATTAATTCAAGGAAAATAAACCACATATGTCAAAGACTGTTTATCTTGCTTGAGCAACAATTTACTAAACATTTTAGGGTTTATTTCTCTTTATCAGCATATTATATTCATGTGTTTTGAGCGGTATTAGTTATTGGATTAAAGCAATAgaatgtatatacctgtatataaaacCATCAGGGATTTGCTAAATGCAGCTTAATGTCTACTGactgttggtatattcattattcctacattgttgatacaaattattgttacagtgtaataattatttttacctgtggtaatgccactatgctacaacatctgtattataatccttgaacaaagtaagagtgaaactcatgtgaataatcactgaatggagaactgggggtgggattaaataaattatcttcttcccactccctttcaggcaaaactggacaatcatgcattacatactatacattaccttttgcactatattaatttatattatcatgtgttgtcaactttatacttttttatgtcattgcctgaaataaataaataatcaatcaatcatttatcCTAACAGCTACACAGTTTGTTTTCAACCTGGCGAGCcaattgtatttaataaaatgAAGCAATTATTTAAGACCTAAAATAGTAAGAGAAGTGCAAACAACCACTggcatgtttttccagtaaattttatgactattttcatagtaacaaaaaaaacaagcattattAACTTATGTGCCACTGAacaattttttgaaaatattacttTCAATATAACATCTTGTTTTGATGAGTGGACTCATATGCTCTTTGTGCTTTAATTCTTGTTTTGGTATTTACATGTATGCACAGGAAGAGGTTCAGCGAACATTTGCAGTCCTCTGGCTCCCATCAGGGCACTGATCCTTATCATTGTCCAAGGTTGGCTCACATCTGGTGTCCTAATGAGGCTAAAGACCTCTGACAGGGTCGCCTCAGAGCTTCCCTCACACCCTCTGTGGAGGTGAAAGCTCCCAGAAATCAACTTTCATCTCACCATGATGGCTCTGTAGGCCTCCATACGTCCCAGTAATGTGGGGTCATTTACTTGATGGATCTCATGGGTGTTATTTTTGAAGACTTGAGAATACACAAAGATTCACTTCGACTTCTTCTATCTCCTACAGAACTATGTTAAATCAACACAAACTTGCCACTGCTTTGATGGAGACAATAATGTTGTACAAGCATGTTAACTTGCACAAATGTTTCAATGTATGAGATTTGCTTCTTACCAGCTGAGACGACAGTCGTCCTTTGTTACCAGGAAAAAAATGTTGAGGCGATCGATAAAGCACAACCTCTGTTTTCCGGAAAAGGGTGAACTCTACTATGTAAACAACACAACGCTAATCCGGGTGCGACTCTATCTTCACCGTGACAATCTCAAATTGACCAccttttggcagaacaactttttgatggactTCATTCTCAACTCCTGTCTTAACAACAACACATATAgacattggtgagcctttgacTCGAGCGATTTCAGACAACCTCTGGACGTAGTATCAGACATTTGGAGCGGCACCTCAGGCTAACTGAAACTGCTATCAGCTATCAGCAGCTGTCTGGTCAAAGTGGAGATTAACTCTTTTGATGCACTTTATTTTCAACATCAATAACACAGCTGTGGCCTGAGCGATACGGAATAACAATGCAGACACGCAATGCTAATACAGAACGGTAATCACCATGGTTTCATacatggaagcccagttctaacttcGAGGAATTACTTAGAATGTGACAACGTTTTTATTCGTCGTGGCTGTGTTGTAGTGGCTGGGCGACAACCACCATAGCAGTGATGCTTGGAGGATCCTTCGgtaagtactgtaatctacaataAAACACTCTCAAGGCTACTATTTTGGGTGaaacgagtgtaaaggtgactatatgggaGTTATTTTCTGTTTAGAAGTAACAGAAAATATTAGAGAAACATTGGTTTCGGTGAATGAAATGCACTCAGTGGTTATCTTTTGGCTGGAAATGACACAATAAAGaagcaaaaaaataaagaaagaaattggGCTAAATATATTAAtgaaaacaacttcattttttatgctttaacatttttaaatatttttgtatcCTAGCAGTATTTatatgtaattaattacatgTTGTCATATTTAACGATGCATTTTTGTTTATTCTCATTTCTTGAACATGTCTTCAGAATGCAACTTTACACAAGCAATGGTGAGTACTAATGTTTAAAAGATGACGAtaagcatatttaaaaaaaaaattaaattcaggTATGACTTGAATAAAAATATGTGTGACGCAATGCTATTGAAATTGGTCAGTTTGTAGCCACTGATCGAGAACATTtgaatgtaatataaatgtgaacAGGGGAAATATCTGTATTTCAAAACTATATgacattttggacattaaatgtttttgtcaaaactatttttaaaatgtttaaaattataTGTTAAAAATATAGAATTTAGTTTTTTCAAATATACAGTGCTATTTCATGACACAACGTCTTACAGTTTCACAGATATGCATTCACCAAATaaaacggaataattttggtcttaaaataataaaaattaataaaaaagctCAAATTGTACGCTTTGGGAACCTCTTTGAAGTTGTCAAATGCTGACAGGATGATCTCGTGACCTCCTCGGACAAGGCAGACGGCAGCCAGCAGTTCAAGGACCAAGGCTTTTGTCCTGAAAGTGTGGGAGGCACTCATTAGCTGCACGGCACAGAAAGTTCCAAAAACAAAGAATATAAAATGGATATATGTAAATCTTAAATGTGGTTCATAGTTATTAATACTAAGGTCTAAGGCAAGGACTGGTCTTTATAGTTTtaaagtgcccccccccccctctttgcCTTCATTATGAAGTGATCAGCCACTGAGTTTTAAGCACTAATCTCCTTTCAGTAAACATTCCTCTAACAGTCTTTATGGAGGCCTCTGATCCCTAACTTCAGAGAGAGAAGGAGTGAGCACCATGGAGAAAGAGAAGCATATCATATGAACAGGCTGCAGGGTGTCCCCTATTGTTCAACCAGGCCCTGCATCCATGGTGATGGCGAGGCCTCAGTTCTTACCGTGAGCTCTTATTGTTCAAGCTGAGGGCAATTTCATTGACAGCGTGCGCGTGAGACATGACCATATTGAAGCCATACTGCATGAAGAAGAGACACACACAGAAGGGGATGTggtgagacaagaagacatgaatAAATATAGCTATGCAGTACTTCACCATACAGGAAGCATACAAGTGTCCTGACAAATACATTCACTTAAATGTGTATGAGCTTGCGGTCGCCTTAGCAACACTGTTTGTTACCTGGTAGTTCATAATGGCTCTCAAGCACATGATGCACACATGCACATCATCCTTTTGGCTGACAAGTCGGGAGTTCTTGATGGTTTTGCTGCTGGAGACTGAGCCATAGCTGCAACATATGGTCAATGTTATGACTTGGTCACATGTCAACACTTGAAATGTGTTGCTTAAACGCAcagtttgtttgatttatttatctgCCATTTACACAACTCTTTTTTTAAACGTATCACGTGGAGAATGGCCGTCTAAGTAAATATGAGAGGGAATGAGGTCTGGCTCAAAAAAAAAGCTTAGATGGTTTTGAGGTAACAGATGCATGATGGGAGATGTGTGGTTTTCTTCCCGCTGTCAACAGAAAGTCAGAAAAGAGAAATGACAATTATGTAACTGACGTGTGCTGTTAACACTGTTGTTTCTGTGCAGTATGAACAGTGCAATGCACATTTATAATGACCACTGCATATTTTAGACAACATAAACTCTAATATCCTTAATACTCCATTTTGAGTGTCACTGCAGGAGACATGTTGATAAATGCAGTACATCATATCAAGAGGGATTTCTGATATATGGATTACCTAATTGTAGGAGCAAAAACTTAAATAAATGATGGGaagaaatagaaaataaaatcagGAGCATTtagcattatttgttttattttgtgagatatatttaaaaatacaattaaatgaaatacaaaCTTAAAGCTGACCTTTACATATGTTTGTTTGTGCTTTTTAAATTCTAAATATAATAAACTATTTATAAAAATCTAATCAAGACTTAATCGTAGCGAGTATCATACGAGTACTGTATATGCTGCTGAGTGAAATAAGGTGAATAATTAGACAATCAGAGTTGCGGCTATTTCCTGGCTTGGGTGCAAACACAGATGCATATTATGATCTGAGCAGAGTGTTGAAGTCATAACCTATTGACCATTCGGGCTCAAACAGCACCAGCACGACTGGCTTGCATGCTAATGCATGTTCACAGCTTTCATTGGGTTAGCAGGGCAGGTCAACAACAGGAACAAGCTAACAGCAGACAGAAGCGAGCTAGCGATACATACCGAAGGACAGACTGGCGGGCAGAGCGCACCAGTGTGTTGCAGAAGGGCTGAGTGCTCATATGATGCAAATCCTCTATGGACCTGCTCCAAGATTTAGCCTTGTCCAAGAAGCCATCCTCCCCGTTCTCCAGCCCCTCAAAATCCAACCTGGGCCATATACAGACATACGGGCAGACAAAGAGGCGCAGGGGTGGAAGTAGGTGAGATGCAGGAGAGGAGGTTAGGTGAGCGAGGCAGCAAGGGGGTTATCACAAGTACTGTCATCAAGCTAAGCAAAGAAAACTCATATTCAGGCAAAGTGTAAGCATTTCAGTACACAACACTATAAGGACAAAAGCTTTGACACACACctcttaaatatttattttaatgaatcAGACATTGCGCTGGATCTTTCATCCCCCTGAACCTTATTTATTCATCTTACCAAGATATTTTAGACAATTGCAAATAGGGCTGCATAAataatcacattttaatcacaACCACAATTTGTGCAGCCATGATTGAATGATTCAAGGGTTTAGAGGTGATCGTCagcaatattaacatttaaaaagcaagcTCCGCTgcttataaaatcaagcacttttacAGCCGTGTTGGCAAAACAACAACAGCGGCTGTACGTTTAAGACCGGACAGTTGTTAATAAATGGCGATTGGTGTGTACGCTTGCACAACACGCTGCTCCCTATTGGAATTCATGCCCCCCCTGCATCTGCACATGCATACGTTGTCAGGAAATGCTGAAATATTATTGTGCATTAAAGGACTCTTCCACGTGagtacaatccatccatccatttcctaccgattattccctttggggtaacgggggacgctggagcctatctcagctacaaccgggcgaaaggcggggtacatcctggacaagtcgccacctcatcacagggccaacacagatagacagacaacattcacactcacattcacacactagggccaatttagtgttgccaatcaacctatccccaggtgcatgtttttggaggtgggaggaaggaacccacgcagtcacggggagaacatgcaaactccacacagaaagatcccgagcccgggattgaacccaggacgatcacagtattgtgaggcagatgcactaacccctctaccaccgtgagtACAATCATT encodes the following:
- the fmnl3 gene encoding formin-like protein 3 isoform X5, with protein sequence MGNIESVDGQSEMKHHIMPLKVPMPDPTELEEKFAIVLNSMNLPPDKARLLRQYDNEKKWDLICDQERFQVKNPPHTYIQKIRGYLDPGVTRKKFRRRVQESTKVLRELEISLRTNHIGWVREFLNDENRGLDVLVEYLSFAQCAVIYGSVSSSKTIKNSRLVSQKDDVHVCIMCLRAIMNYQYGFNMVMSHAHAVNEIALSLNNKSSRTKALVLELLAAVCLVRGGHEIILSAFDNFKEVCKEKHRFERLMDYFRSEEGNIDFMVACMQFVNIVVHSVEDMNFRVHLQYEFTKLGLDDYLEKYKHTESDKLSVQIQAYLDNVFDVGGLLEDAETKNAALEKVEELEEHLSHVTEKLLEVENETMMKVADLEKVVLQKDKDLQAIRETNESTNTQVNTLRRVIKEKDAAFQRHFNIERRLLELEQQGTIRLHKKPDGDIAIEPLGVGGVVGAVGSGGLGIPLADIGALSLCSTASLTEPGGPDPSLPPASEAPPPPPPPPPPPPPLPSAAGPSAPVPPPPPLPPLAPPLPSPSVILSVGLSAIRIKKPIKTKFRLPVFNWTALKPNQINGTVFNEIDDERVLEVLDLEKFEELFKTRAQGPIVDLLCTKSKVAQKAVNKVTLLDANRSKNLAITLRKANKTAEEICKAIEKFDLKALPVDFVECLMRFLPTEAEVKVMRQYERERRPLDQLAEEDRFMLLFSKIERLTQRMNIITFVGNFADNVNMLTPQLNAIIAASGSVKSSPKLKRMLEIILALGNYMNSSKRGCVYGFKLQSLDLLLDTKSTDRKMTLLHYIALIVKEKYSELANFYNELHFVDKAAAVSLENVLLDVRELGKGMELIRRECSLHDHSVLKGFVQASDSQLDKLQRDAKTAEEAFNNVVNYFGESAKTTPPSVFFPVFVRFIKAYKDAVGENEQRKKQEEARREKLLAQEAKQHDPKVQAQRKRHQQQELIAELRRRQAKDHRPVYEGKDGTIEDIITVLKSVPFTARTAKRGSRFFCEANLCDDASC
- the fmnl3 gene encoding formin-like protein 3 isoform X3, producing MGNIESVDGQSEMKHHIMPLKVPMPDPTELEEKFAIVLNSMNLPPDKARLLRQYDNEKKWDLICDQERFQVKNPPHTYIQKIRGYLDPGVTRKKFRRRVQESTKVLRELEISLRTNHIGWVREFLNDENRGLDVLVEYLSFAQCAVMLDFEGLENGEDGFLDKAKSWSRSIEDLHHMSTQPFCNTLVRSARQSVLRYGSVSSSKTIKNSRLVSQKDDVHVCIMCLRAIMNYQYGFNMVMSHAHAVNEIALSLNNKSSRTKALVLELLAAVCLVRGGHEIILSAFDNFKEVCKEKHRFERLMDYFRSEEGNIDFMVACMQFVNIVVHSVEDMNFRVHLQYEFTKLGLDDYLEKYKHTESDKLSVQIQAYLDNVFDVGGLLEDAETKNAALEKVEELEEHLSHVTEKLLEVENETMMKVADLEKVVLQKDKDLQAIRETNESTNTQVNTLRRVIKEKDAAFQRHFNIERRLLELEQQGTIRLHKKPDGDIAIEPLGVGGVVGAVGSGGLGIPLADIGALSLCSTASLTEPGGPDPSLPPASEAPPPPPPPPPPPPPLPSAAGPSAPVPPPPPLPPLAPPLPSPSVILSVGLSAIRIKKPIKTKFRLPVFNWTALKPNQINGTVFNEIDDERVLEVLDLEKFEELFKTRAQGPIVDLLCTKSKVAQKAVNKVTLLDANRSKNLAITLRKANKTAEEICKAIEKFDLKALPVDFVECLMRFLPTEAEVKVMRQYERERRPLDQLAEEDRFMLLFSKIERLTQRMNIITFVGNFADNVNMLTPQLNAIIAASGSVKSSPKLKRMLEIILALGNYMNSSKRGCVYGFKLQSLDLLLDTKSTDRKMTLLHYIALIVKEKYSELANFYNELHFVDKAAAVSLENVLLDVRELGKGMELIRRECSLHDHSVLKGFVQASDSQLDKLQRDAKTAEEAFNNVVNYFGESAKTTPPSVFFPVFVRFIKAYKDAVGENEQRKKQEEARREKLLAQEAKQHDPKVQAQRKRHQQQELIAELRRRQAKDHRPVYEGKDGTIEDIITAELKIFESIS